A portion of the Brienomyrus brachyistius isolate T26 unplaced genomic scaffold, BBRACH_0.4 scaffold40, whole genome shotgun sequence genome contains these proteins:
- the LOC125722612 gene encoding cytohesin-2-like, which yields MNRGINDGGNLPDDLLRNLYKSIKNEPFKIPEDNGNNAFFNPDREGWLFKMGGGRVKTWKRRWFILMDNCLYYFKHTADKKPRVIILLENLSIREVKDLRKPNCFELYIPNNSRQLMKACKTEADGRLVEGNHVVYRISAPTPEEKDKWIQSITAAVSADPFYEMLAARKTRIS from the coding sequence atgaatcgaggaatcaatgatggaggcaacctgccagatgatctcctccgaaatctttataagagcataaagaatgagccattcaagattcctgaagacaatgggaacaatgccttcttcaaccctgacagagagggttggctcttcaaaatgggaggaggacgggtgaaaacatggaaaaggaggtggttcatcctgatggataactgcctttactactttaaacatactgcggataagaaacccagggtgatcattctgctggagaatctgagcatccgtgaggtgaaggatctcaggaagcctaactgctttgaactgtacatccctaacaacagcagacagctgatgaaagcctgcaaaacggaggcggacggccgcctggtagagggcaatcatgtggtgtaccgcatctcggcgccaacccctgaggagaaggacaagtggatacagagcatcactgctgctgtgagcgctgaccctttttatgagatgctggcagcAAGAAAAACACGGATCTCTTAA